The genomic DNA TCCAAATGCCTTTATGTACCGCATGTCCTTGGGGTACAAGTCAATCAACCTGTTCTGTTGGTGAACAGTGATCCTACCCTTCATAATGTTCATTCTTATTCTAAAAATAATCCTTCTTGGAATTTAGGGATGCCGTTTGAAGGGATGGAAATCACAAAAACATTTTCGTCTCCTGAAGTGATGATCTCGCTTAAGTGTGATGTCCATCCCTGGATGACAGGTTATCTCGGAGTGGTTTCTCACCCCTATTTTGTAGTCACAGAAGCTGAAGGAACCTTTGAACTTAAAAATCTTCCACCCGGAAAATATGTGATCGAGGCCTGGCATGAAAAATTAGGAACTCAAGATCAATCCATTGAAATAACTCCCGATGAAGAAAAAGAGCTCGAATTTACATTCGAGCTCTTAGATAAAAAATAAAGCTATAAAACGGTTGTGTCTCGTTAGAAGTTAGACCCCGCTTTAGCCGATAACTTAACCAAATGCCAGGCAATGGCAAATCCAATCCCTAGAACAATCGGAACTCCCCAGAGACTGAAAGAAGGGAAATGGCTTGCTGCCCCCATTCCAAAAAGCATGGGAATGGATAAATAAGTATTTGTTCTAGAAGCCAGATAAGCCTTTTTGACAATCCCTGCCATTTCTGGAGGAGATTGACCGTCCTTGACCCATCGGATAATCTTCTTTTGAGCCGGCCAAATAATGAACCAAACATTAAACCACATGATTGTGCCCAAAAGTCCGCCAAATGAAATCCACTTTCCCCATGTTGAAGTGAAAAGACCCCCTGTCCCTGTAAGCCCCGCATCCGTAGCAATGAAAATTTTCCAGATAATATAAAGCACCCCCGAAATAAATGTAAACATGGCGCCCCACCTGAACCAAAAAAGAGCGCGTGGGGCCAATTGAGGGACAACTTTTTTCTTGGTCTCCCCATCCATTGTTTTAGTAAAAGGAACATTCACAAAATTAAAAAAATAAAGATGTCCAATCCAGGTAATTCCAGCAATAAAATGAATCCATCTTAAAAGAAGTAAAATATGGGTATGTGCTTCGGCCGGCATAGAACTTCTCCCCCTTTAGTCTGATTGGTTGAATATAAATCTAAATACAAAGACACGTTTTTCACAAAAATGATTTGTTAAAATTTTCTCACATCATGAGAAAAAATCAACAAGAATTTCCCAATCAAAAAATGGGAAGGGGATATTTTTCTTTGACCCATACCTTTGCTTCATCCGAAGTCCTTAAAGTTTTTTCCAAGCATGCATCTTCGACGGCGGTTAGAATTTCCTTAAAAAGAGGGCCTGGAGGATAACCCATTTGAATGAGATCATGCCCTGTAAGAATAGGTTGGGGACGAGGAACTTCTTTTTTTAATTCTTCATATTTTTCTTTGAGAAAGTGCCAATTTTCTAAAATTCCATGGCTGGCGAGACAATCAATGCGATGGAGTTCCAACTCAGCCACAAAGGTAGGACGGGACATGAAACGTTTGAGTTTGGCTTCCCTCATTTCCTTGACATCTTTAAAGGTCATATGATTTTGAACACAAGACGTAATATTCTCAATTTCCTGATTTGAAAACCTGAGTCGTTTGAGGATACATTCGGACATCTGAGCTCCTACATTTTGATGATTATTAAACCGGATCCGGTCCGACACCGTTTGGGTCGGAGGCTTTCCAATATCATGCAGAAGCGCCCCCAAAGCTAATATTTTATCTACCCCACTTAATTGATCGAGAAGCATTTTAGTGTGAACATAAACATCGCCTTCGGGATGAAATTCTGGAGGCTGTTCAACCCCTTTCATCGCCTCCACTTCTGGAAGAATCACTTTAAGAAACCCTGAGCGATCCAAAAGCTCGAGCCCCTTGCCCGGATGATCCCCCGTAAAAATTTTGACGAGTTCATCTCGAATTCTTTCTGGACTCACAACCTGAATTTCTGGAACGAGCTTGACCAAAGCTTGCCATGTTTCAGAATCAATTTCAAAATCAAGATGGGAAGCAAAACGAATCGCTCTGAGAAGCCTCAACTTATCCTCAGAAAATCGTTGGTAGGGGTTTCCAATGGTTCGAATCCTCTTTTTTTGAATGTCTTCAATCCCTTCCACATAGTCAATGGTCTTTTCTAAAAGAGGATCGTAAAGAAGACCATTCACCGTAAAATCACGCCGCAAAACATCCTCTCGGCTAGAAGTAAACTCAACCGAAGTGGGTCGGCGACCATCTTCATATCCCCCTTCTCTCCTAAAAGTCGCCACTTCAAACTGAAGGGTATCGCAAAGAACAAGAACCACACCAAATTGAATACCAACCGGAACAGTCCGTGGAAAGATTTTAATCACATCTTCAGGGAGGGCATTGGTCGCAATATCATAATCATGAGGAATTTTACCCATCACTTTATCGCGGACACATCCCCCCGCAAAAAGGGCTTCATAACCATGCTCATGAAGTATTCTAACAATTTCTATGGCAAAATTTTTTTTGGAATCCATATGTAATCAGCAAGGGACTAGGTCAAAGTCTTAATAGTTGTAATTAATTTAAAATCCAAAAATCAAAATGCAAAATGACATATCAAAATTCAAAATATTCTAGCCCCCTTGCAAGGGAAGTATTTTAAATTTTGGTTTGTCATTTTGATTTTTGCCGCCTGTGGCGAGCCACGCCCTTGAGCGGGATGTCTGATTTTTGGATTTTCACAGCTGTTTCTTGTTCTTTCTTTTTCTCACATCATACGAATCTCTAATCCATTGATCTAAAATCAGTTGAGATTGATTCAAGACCTCTCCTGTAATTTGAAACAAATCTCTCCCCGAATTTTGGCGGATGAGAGCTAAACCATATTCATAGTTTTTCAAACGGTCCCGGCAAAGCTGGGCCACTGAAAGAGAATTTCCTTCTGGGCTCGTTTCGGGTGCTCGAAAGATTTCTGCAATTCTATTTTGGGCCCCTTCATCAAAACGAATTTTGATACCGTTTTTCTCCTCAAAATCTTTTTCAAAGGCCTGTATCTGAAGAACAATGAATTCATGATCAATATAACTGGGATCTTGAATCATTCTCTGAAGCTCTTCCTGGGGATGATCAATCACAACTGGGGTAATCACA from Chlamydiota bacterium includes the following:
- a CDS encoding urate hydroxylase PuuD → MPAEAHTHILLLLRWIHFIAGITWIGHLYFFNFVNVPFTKTMDGETKKKVVPQLAPRALFWFRWGAMFTFISGVLYIIWKIFIATDAGLTGTGGLFTSTWGKWISFGGLLGTIMWFNVWFIIWPAQKKIIRWVKDGQSPPEMAGIVKKAYLASRTNTYLSIPMLFGMGAASHFPSFSLWGVPIVLGIGFAIAWHLVKLSAKAGSNF
- a CDS encoding CCA tRNA nucleotidyltransferase; the encoded protein is MDSKKNFAIEIVRILHEHGYEALFAGGCVRDKVMGKIPHDYDIATNALPEDVIKIFPRTVPVGIQFGVVLVLCDTLQFEVATFRREGGYEDGRRPTSVEFTSSREDVLRRDFTVNGLLYDPLLEKTIDYVEGIEDIQKKRIRTIGNPYQRFSEDKLRLLRAIRFASHLDFEIDSETWQALVKLVPEIQVVSPERIRDELVKIFTGDHPGKGLELLDRSGFLKVILPEVEAMKGVEQPPEFHPEGDVYVHTKMLLDQLSGVDKILALGALLHDIGKPPTQTVSDRIRFNNHQNVGAQMSECILKRLRFSNQEIENITSCVQNHMTFKDVKEMREAKLKRFMSRPTFVAELELHRIDCLASHGILENWHFLKEKYEELKKEVPRPQPILTGHDLIQMGYPPGPLFKEILTAVEDACLEKTLRTSDEAKVWVKEKYPLPIF